One window of Trifolium pratense cultivar HEN17-A07 linkage group LG5, ARS_RC_1.1, whole genome shotgun sequence genomic DNA carries:
- the LOC123883270 gene encoding probably inactive leucine-rich repeat receptor-like protein kinase At5g48380 — protein MVLVLSSWIFSVHVFVSFLLLISCGIIYGTETDILCLKNIKNSIQDPNNYLTSSWNFNNNTEGYICRFNGVECWHPDENKVLNLKLSNMGLKGQFPRGIINCSSLTGLDLSVNDLSGSIPDDISSLLKYVTSLDLSSNAFSEEIPDNLANCTYLNSIKLNQNQLTGQIPLRLGTLTRIKTFDVSDNLLTGQIPNFTDGTVSVNYANNPGLCGGSLGVCKPNGSSKSNTAVIAGAAVGAVTLAALGLGVVMFFFVRRGAYRKKEEDPEGNKWARSLKGTKAIKVSLFEKSVSKMKLSDLMKATNNFSNSNIIGTGRTGTVYKATLEDGTAFMVKRLQESQHSEKEFMSEMETLGSVKHRNLVPLLGFCVAKKERLLVFKNMPNGMLNDHLHPADGVCTLDWPSRLKIAIGAAKGFAWLHHSCNPRIIHRNISSKCILLDEDFEPKISDFGLARLMNPLDTHLSTFVNGEFGEFGYVAPEYTKTLVATPKGDVFSFGTVLLELVTGERPANVSRAPETFKGNLAEWIAELTSNSELHNAIDESLVNKGDDNELFQFLKVACNCVTPNPKERPTMFEVYQFLRAIGSKYNFTTEDEILVPEDISANNMDELIVASEGK, from the exons ATGGTTCTTGTTCTAAGTAGCTGGATTTTCAGTGTTCATGTTTTTGTTAGTTTCTTGTTGCTGATTAGTTGTGGAATAATCTATGGGACTGAAACTGATATCTTGTgcttgaaaaatataaaaaattccatTCAAGACCCGAATAATTATTTGACATCTTCGTGGAATTTCAACAATAATACTGAAGGGTATATTTGTAGATTTAATGGTGTTGAATGTTGGCATCCTGATGAGAATAAAGTCTTGAATCTCAAATTGTCAAATATGGGACTTAAGGGTCAGTTTCCACGAGGCATTATTAATTGTTCGAGCTTAACTGGATTAGATCTTTCGGTCAATGATCTCTCTGGATCAATTCCAGATGATATATCTTCGCTTCTAAAATATGTGACATCGCTTGATCTTTCTTCGAACGCATTTTCTGAGGAGATACCTGATAACCTTGCAAATTGTACTTATCTGAATAGCATTAAACTTAATCAGAACCAACTCACCGGTCAAATTCCTCTACGGTTAGGCACTCTCACACGTATTAAGACGTTCGATGTATCCGACAATCTTTTGACCGGACAAATTCCAAACTTCACTGATGGTACAGTTAGTGTAAATTATGCAAATAATCCAGGTCTTTGTGGAGGTTCATTGGGGGTTTGCAAGCCCAATGGTTCCTCGAAGAGTAACACCGCGGTTATAGCTGGAGCAGCTGTTGGTGCAGTGACTCTTGCAGCGTTAGGATTGGGTGTTGTAATGTTCTTCTTTGTACGCCGTGGTGCTTATaggaagaaggaagaagatCCTGAAGGAAACAAATGGGCAAGAAGTCTTAAAGGAACTAAGGCAATTAAG GTATCTCTATTTGAGAAATCAGtttcaaaaatgaaattgagTGATCTCATGAAGGCTACTAACAACTTCAGTAATAGCAATATCATTGGGACAGGAAGAACAGGAACTGTTTACAAAGCTACTCTTGAGGACGGAACAGCATTTATGGTGAAAAGATTGCAGGAATCTCAACACTCTGAGAAAGAATTTATGTCTGAGATGGAGACACTAGGGAGTGTAAAACATCGTAATCTGGTTCCTCTTTTAGGTTTTTGCGTGGCCAAAAAGGAGAGGCTTTTGGTCTTTAAGAACATGCCAAATGGAATGCTCAATGATCACCTACACCCTGCTGATGGTGTGTGCACCCTCGACTGGCCTTCAAGACTCAAAATCGCAATAGGAGCGGCCAAAGGATTTGCATGGCTTCATCATAGCTGCAATCCCCGTATCATTCACCGAAACATAAGCTCTAAGTGCATCTTGTTAGACGAAGATTTCGAACCCAAAATTTCCGATTTTGGCCTTGCCAGATTGATGAATCCCCTCGATACACATTTAAGTACTTTTGTAAATGGTGAATTTGGTGAATTTGGTTATGTGGCTCCTGAGTATACAAAAACACTGGTCGCTACGCCTAAGGGCGATGTTTTCAGTTTTGGGACCGTGCTTCTTGAGTTGGTGACGGGCGAAAGACCGGCAAATGTGTCTAGAGCACCGGAAACTTTCAAAGGAAATCTTGCAGAATGGATTGCTGAGCTCACAAGCAACTCGGAACTCCACAATGCTATTGACGAATCACTAGTTAACAAGGGTGATGATAACGAGCTTTTCCAATTTTTAAAGGTTGCATGCAACTGTGTTACACCAAATCCAAAGGAGAGGCCAACCATGTTTGAAGTATATCAGTTTTTAAGAGCTATTGGCAGTAAGTACAATTTCACAACCGAGGATGAAATATTGGTACCTGAAGATATCAGTGCTAATAACATGGATGAACTTATTGTTGCTAGCGAaggaaaataa